The following proteins are co-located in the Salinigranum halophilum genome:
- a CDS encoding TrmB family transcriptional regulator — protein sequence MERDELTAILEEAGLSPYQAEAYVTLLSAGSVSAGDLAETSGVPRPRIYDVLRDLEAAGYVTTYEQDRLYAEAVEPSELRPLRERLTRLESALDEIEDRYRTPAARESDVTLVTQFDTVFGQAVRDIERAERHVQAVVSVDQYREMRDVLESAYDRGVYVQVSLYAPADETVPAAEAFEGVCTEVRRLSFPKPFLVLTDRQRVSFSPKGRSIDEYGVLVDDRATAFVFHWFFLTSCWEVYEPVHADPQDTPPIPFVTITDAVRYLETLVHDGATVHVRVEGYSVQTGRHRSVSGTVVDVDYVGHDGDGDGTDAPSLVQLAAQATLILDTEHGTVTVGGENALAEDVSADWVVVERIERD from the coding sequence ATGGAGCGCGACGAACTCACCGCGATACTCGAAGAGGCGGGGCTCTCACCGTACCAGGCGGAGGCGTACGTCACGCTGCTCTCGGCCGGGTCAGTGTCGGCCGGCGACCTCGCCGAGACGAGTGGCGTCCCTCGTCCACGCATCTACGACGTCCTCCGCGACCTCGAAGCGGCAGGCTACGTCACGACGTACGAACAGGACCGCCTCTACGCGGAGGCGGTCGAGCCAAGCGAACTCCGACCGCTCCGCGAGCGACTCACCCGACTCGAATCCGCGCTCGACGAAATCGAAGACCGGTATCGAACGCCCGCGGCCCGCGAGAGCGACGTCACGCTCGTCACGCAGTTCGACACGGTCTTCGGACAGGCAGTGCGCGACATCGAGCGGGCCGAGCGACACGTCCAGGCCGTGGTCTCGGTCGACCAGTACCGAGAGATGCGTGACGTGCTCGAATCGGCGTACGACCGCGGCGTCTACGTCCAGGTGTCGTTGTACGCTCCCGCTGACGAAACCGTCCCCGCCGCCGAGGCGTTCGAGGGCGTCTGTACCGAGGTGCGTCGGCTCAGTTTCCCGAAACCGTTTCTCGTCCTCACCGACCGCCAGCGCGTGAGTTTCTCCCCGAAGGGCCGGTCGATAGACGAGTACGGCGTCCTCGTCGACGACCGCGCGACGGCGTTCGTCTTCCACTGGTTCTTCCTCACCAGTTGCTGGGAGGTGTACGAACCGGTCCACGCCGACCCACAGGATACCCCGCCGATTCCGTTCGTCACGATAACCGACGCCGTCCGCTACCTCGAAACACTCGTCCACGACGGCGCTACGGTCCACGTCCGCGTCGAGGGGTACAGCGTCCAGACCGGACGACACCGAAGCGTCTCCGGCACCGTCGTCGACGTCGATTACGTCGGTCACGACGGCGATGGCGACGGAACCGACGCCCCTTCTCTCGTCCAACTGGCCGCACAGGCGACGCTCATCCTCGACACCGAACACGGCACGGTGACCGTCGGTGGCGAGAACGCACTCGCCGAGGACGTGAGCGCGGACTGGGTCGTCGTCGAACGCATCGAACGGGATTGA